The genomic DNA TAATTTTACCCACTCATCTTCTGTTTTTAAAAATTGTTCCGTTACATCAACATCTATTTGTGTTTTTCCATTTTCAACTAATTCTTTTTGGTAAATCTTTAAGTTCTTTAAAAATTGCCATAATCTAAATTCCTGAAACAAAGGATGTGATTTTGATATTACTTTTAAAGGGTCATTGACCCATTCCTCTTTTTCTTTTCCTGTAACACTATCAATTGTCTTTTTTTTGAAAATTCTACTTTCATACTGACAACCTGAAATTGTTGATTTTTTGCTTTTTAACGGTCTTTGATAAAAAATAATATCATTTATAAATAAATATTTAAACCCTTTTTCTTTTATATTGCTTTTATGGGCTTCATTTCTTGGATAAAGTTCTTCGATACAATCATTATATAGTTTTTTGTTTTTCAGCTCATTATGAAGTTTGATTTGTGTGTCTATGATTTTTTCTAATTCTTTTTTATAAAATTTTCGTTCAATAGTTTTAATAAGTTTTCCTCTAATTTTTTGTGTCGGATTTTGTAATAAGGTATCATAAATATATTCACAAATATATTTGCCGGATTGCTCAATCTCTTGCTCTGTTTTCTTTTTTATTAACTTCCAATCATCTTCTTTAGGGGCTCTAAAGCTACGCTTTATACTTCCGTCTTTGTTTTTTTTTGTTGTTATAATAAATTCTTTTTCTTTTCCGACCCAATCGGCTAAAGAGGTTTTACTTTGTCTTTTATAAATCCAATCATTTTCTAAAATAACTTCATACCAAGTTCCTTTCTCATTTTTACCATCAGTTGCTTTTACACGAATAACTTTTAAAGAATAAAATTTTTCATCTTTGTTTTCATCATTTTCAGTTTCTTCACCTCTTAATTGATAATAACCTCTTTTTTGATTAAAATTAAGAATTATCCATGCAAGTTCTTCTTTTGCTATTTTTTGTGAAAGGGCTTTTTTTCTTAAATAATAGAGTGTCCAATCAAGAGGGATTTTCGTTTCCTGTCCATTTAGTTTGAACTCATTCAACATATCATTAAAAGCATCCATGAAAATAAATTCATATTTACCATCATCATTTTTTTTGTAGTTTAATTTAGTTTCTTTTTCTCCTTCATTTAACTCTTTGAACTGTCCTAACTTTTGCTCAAAATCAATTGAGTTTTTATAATGCTTTGGCAAAAAATTTAAAACATTTAAAACCCTATGTAAACGCTCTCTGCGTAAATTATCTCTTTGATACAATCGTCTTACTCCTCGATAACCTGTCCTTTCAGCAGTTTGAGAAATAGAAACACCCGAATCAAATTTTCCTAAAATATCTTGCGACATTGGAATTATTCGACTTCCGACACCTTCAATTTCTCCTATTTTCTTATCAAACTTTTGTTTTATAACTGCCCAACCAATACTATTGGTTCCTAAATCGAGTCCGAGTATTTTTTTCATAACAATAATCTTTTAAAAAATAAAGTATAAATTTAATAAATATTTTTGTTAATACATTTCTTTTCGCTATGTTTGTAAATACAAAATGAAGCAATTCACAATAAGGATTATTCCGTTGTGAAAACATTTAAAGCGGCAACTTCGGTTGTCGCTTTTTTGCATAAAAGATTATTGTTTTTTAAAATATAATATCTTTATTTTACAGTTTCTAAAAAATAAATTTTGAAAGACCTAACCTCAGGAAAAGAAGGGAAGTTAATATTATTGTTTGCATTGCCGATGTTACTCGGAAATGTGTTTCAACAATTATATATTTTTGTGGACAGCATTGTTGTCGGAAATTTCTTGGGAAAAGGAGCTTTAACAGCAGTCGGAGCTTCGTTTCCGGTATTTTTTGCTTTAATATCTCTCGGTATCGGTTTGGCTACGGGTGCAGGTGTTGTTATTTCACAATTTTTCGGTGCAAAGCAATATAATAATGTACAAAAAGCAATTGATACAATGTATATTATATTGTTTCTGTCATCTGTAATTATCGGTGTTTTCGGAATAATATTTATAGAAGATATTTTAAGTTTGGTAAAACTTCCCGACGGAACCTCCGCATCAGCAAAAATATATCTTACAATATTACTTTCGGGCTTAGTTTTAGATTTCGGATATAACGGAACAGCTGCAATTTTCAGAAGCCTCGGAGATTCAAAAACACCTTTGTATTTTTTGATTATTGCTACAATTACAAACATAATTCTCGATATTGTTTTTATAAAATATCTGAATATGGGAATTGAAGGAATCGCTTATGCAACCTTAATTTCAAAAGGAGGTGCTTTTCTTTCGGCGGTTATCTATATCAGAAAAAAATATGATTTAATAAATCTCAGAATACTCGGTTTAAAATTCGATAAAGTAATATTCCTTAAAGGATTAAAAATAGGTTTACCTTCCGGAATACAACAAATGGTTGTTGCAATAGGTATGATGGCAATTTACCGTATTGTTGGGAAATTCGGCACAACAGTAACCGATGCTTATTCCGTAGCTATGCGAATTGACTTTTTCGGTATGATACCCGCTATGAGTTTTTCTATGGCATTAACGGCATTTACGGGGCAAAACATAGGTGCCGGAAGAATTGACAGAGTAAAGCAAGGATTGAAAGCAACAATTTTAATGTCAGGAACTGTTGCTGTTTTGATAAGCCTTATAATTATGTCAACGGCACAATTTATAATGCGAGCATTCACACCCGACGAAGAAATAATAAGAATAGGAACGGAATATTTATTGATTGTAAGTTCATTCTATTTTATTTTTTCAATAATGTTTTCATTAATGGGAACATTC from Bacteroidales bacterium includes the following:
- a CDS encoding MATE family efflux transporter, which translates into the protein MKDLTSGKEGKLILLFALPMLLGNVFQQLYIFVDSIVVGNFLGKGALTAVGASFPVFFALISLGIGLATGAGVVISQFFGAKQYNNVQKAIDTMYIILFLSSVIIGVFGIIFIEDILSLVKLPDGTSASAKIYLTILLSGLVLDFGYNGTAAIFRSLGDSKTPLYFLIIATITNIILDIVFIKYLNMGIEGIAYATLISKGGAFLSAVIYIRKKYDLINLRILGLKFDKVIFLKGLKIGLPSGIQQMVVAIGMMAIYRIVGKFGTTVTDAYSVAMRIDFFGMIPAMSFSMALTAFTGQNIGAGRIDRVKQGLKATILMSGTVAVLISLIIMSTAQFIMRAFTPDEEIIRIGTEYLLIVSSFYFIFSIMFSLMGTFRGAGDTLFPMFITILTLWGIRVPLSDYLSGIYNELGIWYALPVTWAFGMTASAIYYFTGKWKRKVVLKVETVIE